TGAAACTCTTGTCGTAGAACCTGATCTCAGACATGATGTTTCTCAGGAGCGACACCTGGTCCGATGTGTCGTAGATGGTGAAGTCCTTTCTGTAACCGATGTGCTCTATCTCGCGTCTTAATATCCTGAGGCACAGGGAATGAAATGTAGAGATGACCGGCGAGCCGTTCCCGCCCTTTAACATGGTCTTTACCCTTCCTTTCATTTCCCGCGCGGCCTTGTTGGTAAAGGTGACCGCAAGGACAGACCCCGCGCTGACACCGGTGTGTATCAGGTACGCGGTCCTCATAGTTATGACCCTCGTCTTTCCAGATCCTGCCCCGGCGAGGATGAGAAGCGGGCCGTCCGTGTGCAGCACCGCTTCCTTCTGCCTTGGATTAAGGCGCGAAATTTCTCTGAATATATCCATTGATGTTTTTTCCTCTCAGATATTCGTGAAAACAATGCGCACGCCTGTACTTTACAGTCACAGGGGCGCTGATCAGCGGAAGGGGAAAGCTTAATATTCCCTACAATCTTTTATGATTGATTTCGAATGAGCAGCCTGGGCCCATCTTTAAAAAGAATTTCCATTTTGTTGTCATGAATTACAGATGATATTATCCCGATCCCGAATGAAGGATGGCTTACTACCTCATCTTTTTTAAAATTTTCTTTCATGCTGTATTGCCTGGCGCTGGAAAGGTCACCGCCCGTTAGCCGGGTCAGCAAATCGTTGTAGTTTGCTTCCAGTACCCTGATTTTCCGTACAGGGCTTTTCAATTTTGTCAGGAGCTTCTCAGACGGTTTAACGCGAAAGTTGTGTTCCCCGTTGCAAGTATTGCATTTGACCCTGTCAGGAACATTTTCAACCATTACAATAATCGTATGGCCTAATTCCAGTTTGCATTTTGTGCACCATGCTTCAATATATCCGCCTGCTGAATAGTTCATATTTTCATCCTTTGAAATTTGATTTTGTCATTAACCTGAAAAATTAATGTGCTACTATATTAACTTAAATCTCTGTAAATCACCTGCCTGTGATATAATTGCCGGAGGCAATTTTCAATGGACACCATCGAAAAACTCAAAGTGCTCTCCGAAGATTCGCAGTACGACCTGGCCTGCGCCTGCGGCACGCGCAATGACGACCACCGCAAGAGGGGACAGGACGGCAAATGGCTCTACCCCGTAGCGCTTCCGCAGGGAGGCTATTCAGTTTTACTTAAGACCCTGCTCTCAAACGCATGTTCAAACGACTGCAAATACTGCCCTCTGCGCTCGGAAACCGACGTCCGCCGCTGTACGCTCCGGCCAGAGGAGGTCGCCGCTTTATTCATGGAATACGTCAGAAGGAAAAAGGTGTTCGGCCTGTTCCTGAGCTCCGCTGTCATAATGAACGCGGACCATACAATGGACAAGATCAACGCGGTGGCGCGTCTCCTCAGATATAAACATAATTTCAGGGGATATATTCATTTAAAAATCATACCGGGGGCTTCTGACGCTGCGATTGAGGATTCACTTTCACTGGCAAGCGCCGTGTCGCTCAATATAGAGACTCCCGGCAAAAAACACTTCGATATGCTTTCAAAGAAAAAGGATTACATGAATGATATTATCCGGCCCATTAAATTGATGGGCAGGCTCACTGACAGGGGCAACAGGTTTTCAAGGGTCAAGTGCACAACCCAGTTCCTTGTCGGCGCCTCTGATGAGACAGACTCGGAGATCATAAATTACACCTTCGGTTTTTATAAACGCCTGAATTTCAAAAGGGTGTATTTCTCAGCCTATCAGAAAGGCCTTGGCAATCCTGATATACCCGGGGAGAGGCAATTGTCGTCTGTACCAGAAAAACCCTTTGTCCGGGAGCACCGTTTGTACCAGGTTGATTTTCTCATCCGCAAATACGGTTTTAATAAGGACGACATTCTCCTTGATAAGAACGGCAATCTGAGTCTGGACAAAGACCCAAAACAGGTCTGGGCGGACAACCATCCTGATTTTTTCCCGGTCAATATCAACAAAGCGGACAGAGAGGTGCTGCTGAGGGTGCCCGGTCTGGGGCCTGATACTGCCGATAAAATACTCAAAATGAGGCGTGAGAGTAAGATCACCTGCCTTGATGATGTGAGCATAAAAGGGAAAAGACTCAAAAATATAAAAGGTTACGTGATATTCAAATAATAATTTTCTTATTATGATTTTACATATTGCCATATCTATAAGATTTGTGTATTATAACTACAGGATGCTGACTAAAAGTTTAGAAGGTTATTCCCTGCCTATGCTAAGAGCCCAACCTTTTAACTTCAGCCATGTCCCCTCATGAGTCAGCATCCTACTTTTCCCCTCTTCTAAAAATCATCTCCTTATAATAATTTTGTCATTGAAGAATCTTGACCTTGTGATAAAATTTGATTAGCATATCTACCTTTAAAATGAACATGAGAATTTATCTGAACATAAATAACAGGCCGGGGTTGAAAAATTATTTAATAGTGTTCTTCTTTATTATCTGCCTGTTCCCGGTAAATGCTTCCGCGCTGATAGGCATAAAGGAAGGGGACGCGCCTAAGGAAATCAACCTCAATGATTTAAACGGCCAGCCGGTTGATATTACAGGGCTGTTCGGCAAAAAACCCGTTATCATTATTTTCTGGGAGCTGGTCAGCGACAAGTCCTTTCTTGATTATTCCATGGATGAGCTGCGCTTCCTGAATGATTATTATGAAAAATACCGTGACAGGCAGGGGCTTGAGATATTCGGTATTTATACGCCTGTCGAACAGGGCGACATTACGGAAAGCGAGCTTGCCGAAGTGAGGAATTTGATAAAGTCTAACAAAATAAATTTCCCCATACTGATCGACAACGGCTTTAAAGTGTTCAGGGATTACGGGGTGATCGCGCTCCCGTCAACCATCATGGTCGGCAGGAACGGAAAGATCGAATTTATTTATCCGAGCTTCCCTATTTCAGCGCAGGCTGTGTTTTCGGAAAAGATCCCCGAGTTGACCGGTACGCAGGCCGCCCGCAAAAAAGAAGATGTCAAAATAAAGGGACCTGATTCTCAGGCAAGCAGGCTCTACCACTACGCGCTCCAGATGTATAAAAGAGGTCTGCTGGAGCAGGCGGTCTCGCCGCTGAAGAAGTCCCTGTCCCTGGATACTGAAAATGCGTGGTCTCACAATCTCATGGGGATAGTGCTCTGGGCAAGAGGGAATTTCGACGGGGCAGTTGCGGAGTTTAACCGCGCCCTTGAGCTGGACATCAACAACAACGCGGCACATTTCAATTACGGCTTGATGCTTTTTGAGAATGATAAATATGGAGACGCTGAAAAACATTTCAAGACCGCCCTGGCCCTAAATGATAATTTTGCGGAGGCGCACTATATTTTAGGCATGCTTTATAAGATAACAAACAGGCACAACGATGCGTTGAAGGAACTTCAAACGTCCTTTGCCCTTTTAGAGAAGAAAAAGTCAGCTCCGGTATTTCTTGAATCATCGGCTTATCAAAGGATATCCACACTGTTTGCACTGTCTGAACTGTACGCTCAAAGCGGAGACCAGAAAGCGTGTCTGGAACTACTTCATAAAGCGGCCCAGACCGCGCTCGGCATCGACAGCAAAACAGACAAAGAACATCTCTACCGGAGCAAAGACCTGATGGTTTATGAATAAAGGGCAGAAGACAGAAGGCAGAGGACAGAAGACAGAGGACAGAGGACAGAAGACAGATATCCGCCATTTATCTCTCAGCTTTATTATTATTCTGCTTGTTTTTCTCGCCCACTTCTCAGACGCGTACCCCTTCACCACTTCAAAGGAATTTCTGGCGCATGTCAAAGGGGAAAAGGGCTGCGCTACTCAGCAGTGTCATCAGCAATTCATGAAAGGCGTGAAAAAGTTTGGGCATGACCCTTCAAGCTCAGGAGAATGCGGTTCATGCCATAATGCAGAGGCATATCCGAACAGATACGGCCTTGAATTAAACCAAAGCGTCAGTTGCACCGCTTGCCATAAAAAAGTGGAGCATGACATCCAGGCAGATCAGTTTGTCCACGGGCCCATAAAGAACGGCGACTGCACCTCCTGCCATGACCCGCACGGCTCGGACACGCCGTTCATACTTAAAAAACCATATAGCCAATTGTGTTCGACATGCCACAGCCTGAAAGGGCTTTACGCCGGCAGCTTCATTCATAAGCCGGTTGAAGACGGCAACTGCGGGATATGCCACGCGCCTCATTCATCAAATTATAAATCCAGGCTCAGAGATACCGGCGCCAACCTCTGCCTGTCATGCCACGAAGATATAATGTCCGGCATGACAAAGGAATACGTCCACGCCCCTTTGATAAAGAACGGGTGTATTGATTGTCATGACCCGCATTCTGGAAATGACAAGTCACGTCTGAAAAGCGCTCCAAACAGGATATGCTTTAATTGCCACGAAGAGAAAAAGACAGAGATGGACCAGTACACCAAAAAACATAAACCCGCATTTGAGGGACAGTGCACTGCCTGCCATTCACCCCATTTTTCGGAAAGGAAATATCTGCTCACCGGCGAGATCGACACCCTCTGCTACACATGCCACAAAGACAACAGCGTGTGGAAGAAGAGGCAGTTTCAGCACGGCCCCGTAATGCAGGGCAATTGCGCCGCCTGCCATAACTCGCACGGCTCGGACAACGCGTTCATCCTCAGGCTGCCTTTTCCCCACAAATTTTATACTGCTTATGAAAAGGGAAAGTACAGTCTCTGTTTCCTCTGTCACAAAGAGGCGCTCGTGACGACCGGGAAGACGCTGACCATAACGAACTTCAGGAACGGGGACGTCAATCTCCACTGGCTTCATGTCAACCAGGAAAAAGGCCGCACCTGCCGCGCGTGTCATGACATACACGCCTCCGACATTGAGTACCATTTGCGCGATGAATTTATTTTCGGGACTTCAAGCATACCGATCAACTACAGCAAATCTGCAACCGGCGGAAGCTGCGCCCCCGGATGCCATAAAGAGAGAAGATACGACAGGGTAAAAATGGTGGATAATAATAATTAGTAAAATTTTCTCACTATCTTTTTTTAAATTTTGTTATAATCTATTTCAAATAAATTTGAGGGTGATAGTTCAATGGAAAAAAGACGCGCCAAAAGACTGACTGATAACCTGGACGCCGAGATCCTCGCGGGGAACACAACCTATTCCGGGATCATCATGAACCTCTCGGAAAGCGGTTTATACATGGTGACCGCCACCTCAAATAAAGTTGTGGACATCTCCACTGATTCTACTATCGAGCTTAATTGCAAACTCCCCTCAGGAGAGACGTTGAAAATGAAATGCGAGGTGAAGTGGTTCCAGACAAAAACTTCTCCCCACGGTGCGTCTTTCAGCATGGGAATGGAAATCCTGAATCCACCCGCAAATTACAAGAAATTCATAAAGTCTCTCCGCTAAGTAACACCTTTTGCCTTCCATCCAATTCCACACTAAGATATTTTGGGCTGAAATGAAAGCCTGCTGCAGAACAGTAGCTGGTAGTTAGTAGACAGTAGATAGGGTTTCCCCAACTAATTACTGCTGACTACTGACTACCTTTTCAAGGTGTCGTAAGAAATTCTTCCACAAACTTACATTTCTGCAACCATTGAGAACGGGATTACCATGAACAATGTGGCTTAAAGTTACTCCTTAACTTTGCCGAATAAGAATTAGAAATGTTTACAGATCTCGATAAGATAGTACAAAGCGGGGTGGATTATTCCCGTAATAATCCGGCAGCGGCAATAATTATAATTGTAGTGGTCATCTATCTGATTTTCAGAAGGCCCAAATTTTTCTTTTCCGTCATGTTCATAGTCCTTTGCACGTTCGGCTTGCTGAAGATACTGTCTAAACTTTCAATGCTCGGATTGGAGCATAATAAAATACCGTTCATTGAATAGCTTCATTTTCTCCTGTACCGCCACTTCTCTATTTCTACCGCGAAGAAAACTACTGATGACAATAAGAGCGTAAAAGCCAGCTCACTCAGCGTCAAGGGCTCTGTTTTGAATACAGGGTTCAATGCAGGGACATAAATGGTTGCCATTTGCAAGGCGAAGGTCAGCACAAAGGCAGCAAATAGAGGTTTATTTGATAACGGGCCCAGAATGAAAAGGGATTCCTTCTCCGACCTTATTGCAAGAACATGCCCCATCTGGCTCAAACAGAGCACTGTGAATACCATAGTCTGCCAATGGGCATGGCCTGTCCTGATAGACCACGCCTGAGTGAAAAGCGACACCGCGCCCATCAACAGGCCCACCCAGACAATATGAATTCCGAGACCGTGCGCGAAGATGCTCTCCTTTGGATGCCTCGGCGGCCTGCTCATAATGTCTTTCTCCGCAGGTTCTGCGGCAAGGGCAAGTCCCGGGACCCCGTCGGTGACCAGGTTTATCCAGAGTATATGAATAGGAAGCAGTGGTATGGGGAGACCGAAGAACGGCGCAAGGAATATCGTCCATATCTCGCCGGAGTTGCTCGTCATGGTGTATTTGATGAACTTCCTTATGTTGTCGAAAATCCTCCTGCCTTCTTTCACTGCCTTCACTATGGTGGCGAAGTTGTCGTCGAGAAGGACCATGTGGGATGCCTCTTTTGCCACGTCTGTTCCTGTAATGCCCATGGCGACCCCGATGTCCGCCCTCTTCAGCGCAGGCGCGTCATTGACCCCGTCGCCTGTCATGGCGGCAAATTCCCCCCTGTCCTGGAGCGCCTTTACTATCTTTATCTTTTGCTCCGGAGCAACCCTTGCGTATACCCTGATACGGCCGACCCTCTCCTCAAACTCCTCCTGCGATAATTTCTCAAGCTCCCTTCCCGTGATTACAGCCTTTGAGTCATCCTCGAGGATGCCCAGTCTTTTGGCTATGGCCTTTGCCGTCAGTGGATGGTCGCCGGTTATCATAACAGGCTTGATCCCTGCTGCCCTGCACATCGATACAGCCTCTTTTGCCTCTTCTCTCGGAGGGTCCATCATGCCGACAAGGCCTATCATGGTCAATCCCTTTTCCACGTTTTCAGGGGTGATCTCAGCAGGCAGATCGTCCCATGTCTTCATTGCCATGCCAAGGACCCTCAGCCCATCAGCAGCCATACGTTCGCTGACCCTGAGAATTTCTTCTCTATTTATTATTTTTAAACCATCAGACGTTAAGACGTTGTCCGATTTATCAATCAAGACATCCACAGCGCCCTTGGTAAAAGAGAGAAACCGGGGGTTAGGGATTGGTGCTTCTAAACTAATCCCTGACACCTGACCCCTAACCCCTGCCTTGTGAAATGTTGTCATGCACTTTCTCTCGGAGTCAAAGGGTATTTCCGCTGCGCGCGTGAACTTCTCTTCAAGCTCCTGTTTGATGAAACCGTTTTTAAAAGCAATATCAAAAAGCGCGGTCTCCGTGGGGTCTCCTATCAGCTTACCGTCCTTATCCAGAACCGAGTCATTACTGAGGGCAAGGGCGGTGAAAAGAAGGGATTGGGGATTGGGGATTGGGGATTGGTTTTCTTTACTGACCCCTGACCCCTGACCCCTAACCCCCACAATTTCATTGTTCACATACATCTCTTCAACCGTCATTTTATTAAGAGTGAGCGTGCCTGTTTTGTCAGAGCATATGAAAGTCACTGAGCCCAGGGTCTCAACGGCAGGGAGTTTTCTTATGAGGGCGTTTTGTTTTACCAGCTTCTTTGCGCCTAACGCTAATGCGATGGTTACTACTGCGGGAAGTGCCTCTGGAATGGCAGCTACGGCAAGCGAGATGGCAGTCAAAAGCATAAGCAGCGGCGGTTCATTTCTTATGACCCCTATGGTGAAAACTGTGGCGCATATTGCAAGGACGGCAAAGGCAAGCCTCTGCCCGAAAGTCGTAAGCCTTTTCTGAAGCGGCGTCTTTACTTCTTCCTCCTCCTGCAGCATGTTGGCAATCTTGCCCAGCTCTGTATCCATGCCCGTTGCCGCAACGAGGCCGGTCCCCCGCCCGTAGGTGACAACCGTGCCTTTGTACGCCATGTTCTTCCTGTCGCCAAGCGGCAGGAACGCATCGTGTAATTCGTGCGTGTGCTTTTCAACAGGGGCCGATTCACCGGTTAGCGCGGCTTCTTCAACCTGAAGCCTGGCTGTCTCGATCAGTCTCATGTCGGCAGGCACGATCTTTCCGGCTTCAAGGACCACGACATCCCCTGGAACGAGCGCGGAGGCTGACACGGTTTCGGGTATGCCGTTCCGTATCACTGTTGCGGAAGGGGCAGTCATTGTCTTAAGGGCCGCCATCGCTTTTTCAGCCCTGTATTCCTGTATGAATCCGATGGCCGCATTGAGTACGACAATTACAATTATTGCAATTGTATCCGACAACTCGCCGATAAATCCTGAAATGACTGCGGCAGCTATGAGGACAAGGATCATGAAGTCCCTGAACTGGTCAAGGAACATCATGAAAGGGGTCTTCTTCTTTTTCTCTTTTAATTCATTTGGGCCGTATTCTCCGAGACGCCTGACAGCTTCTTCTGATGAAAGGCCCTGTGCGGATGACCTCAGTTCTTCGATAGCAGAAGTTATATTTTTTTGATGCCAGTGCATTATCTATTTTGCCATCCTCTTTAAAATCTGCTCAAGTCTTTTGATCTCCTCTCCATAGCCTCCCCAGTTTCCCTGCCTCTGCAGTTCAATGGCTTTTTCAAATACCTTCATAGCTTCTTTTGCAAGGTCTGTGCTTGTTGTCTTAACATCTACAACCGTCCCGCCGGCCTTTGCGGCAATTGTTTTCATTGTACCGAATAATCTCTGGAGGGCGATATCGAGATTTTCTTCCATGACCACATTGTTCTCATAGGCGACGATGACCCTTCTCAGTTCAGGCAGACCCGCTTTATCGGCAGCCGCAAGGTAAAGGGGCTGGACATATAAGAGGGAGCGTTCTATCGGGATTACGAGGAGGCTGCCCCTTATGACCTCTGAGCCGCTTTGCCCCCAGAGGGTAAGCTGCTGGGATATGTAGGCGTCCTGGTTTATCCTTGCATCCACCTGTTTCGGTCCAAAGATAAGCCTGTCTCTCGGAAAGGTATAGACAAGCAGTTTCCCGTAATTCGGCTCATCACACCGCGCAGCAAGCCACGCGACGAGGTTGTCCCTTTTTGCGGGGTTATACGGCAGAAGCAGGATGTAATCTTCCTTCTTTTCTCCCGGGAGCTTCATTATTGTGTAGTACGGCTCCATGAGCTTTTCCCCGAAGGCGGGGACCTCCCACAGGTTCTCCTTATTATAAAAAATCTTCGGGTCTGTCATGTGGTAAGAGGCGAACATGGAGGCCTGCACCTGAAGAAGCCAGTTCGGATACCGGATATGCCGCCTCAAATCATCAGGCATCTCTTTAAGGGGCTTGAACATGTCAGGGAATATCTTTGAATAGACTTTTATGACAATATCGGAAGGGTCGCTCACATAAAAATTCATAGAGCCGTTATAGGCGTCGACCACAACCTTTACGGAATTCCTTACGTAGTTGACCCTGCCTGACGGCTTTGAATAAGGCATCCTGTTTGATACAGTATATGCGTCCACGATCCAGAAAAGTCTTCCATCCCCCGATATGACGGAATAAGGGTCACGATCAAAAAGCAGAAAGGGCGCTGTCTTGCCGATCCTTTCCAGGACGTTTCTATAATATAAGACCTTGCTCTCCCCCGTGATGTCCGAGGACAGCAGTATCTTCTCAGTCTTGAATTTCAGCGCGAATAAAGCCCTTTTAAGCAGGGAGTCCAGCCTGACGCCTCCGCTGCCGGCATAAGTCGTATATACATTACTTTCAGTTGTCGGATAGCTGAACTCAGGCACCTTTGTTTTCACTATTACATAATCGTTGGAGAGTTCGCCGTAATATATCTCCGGCCGGGTGACCTTGAGGTCCACACGGCTGACCGGGGGAATGTCCTTTATTATGAACTCGGGAAGGCCTTCTTTGGTAATCCTGCTTACGGGTCCCAGCGTTATGCCGTTCCCATGGGTAAATATCAGCCTCTCGTTTATCCAGTTCCTGCTCGGAAGGTCGCTGTATGAGAGTTCCCTCGGAGAAAGCATCACCTGCATATATTCGCCGTCTATTGTATATCTGTCATTATCAACGTCCGCAAATTTATAATAGGTCCTTATCTGCTGTAGCTGGCTGTAGGTCCTGAGAAGCGGGCTGTGGTCCCATAATCTTATATTTTTTATAGTGGCGTCATTTGCTTCTATGTCCCTGACCGTCAGATTATAATCAACATCAAAGGGTATCACCTCGATCCTCTCAAGGTCGTAGCCCAGCCTTGTGAATTTTATGCTGTGTTCTATAAACGGCGTCTCAAGCACCAGTTCATTCGGCGCTACCTTGAATTTCTGCAGTAAGGACGGATATGCCACAATCCCGATGAGATACACTGCCAGGACCAGGACCGGAGGGACAAATGTCAGTTTGCCTGAGCCTCTCAATATCCCAGCCATGAAGACAATGCCTGCTGCCGGGGTGATGAATATCAGTATCCTGTAAAAAAAGAGTTTCGCGTAAATGTCAGTATACCCTGCGCCGGAGACAACGCCATGGTCCGAGAACAGAAGCCTGAATGTATCGAGATAAAAGCCGAAGCCGGTATTAAGGATGAACAACCCTGCCAGGACCCCGATATGCTTCTTCACTCCCGCGTCTATGGAAACGCCTCTCTCAGTTACAAGGATGCCGCCTCTTAAAAAATAGTTTGCAGCCGTCAATATCATCGTTAATGCCAGAGTAAAACCTGCAAAGCCCTTTACCGTCTCTACAAAGGGAAGCCTGAACAGATAAAAGCCGATGTCTTTGGCTAATATGGGGTCTGCCGTTCCCATGTCCAGACTGTTCTTGAAGAGCAGGAACTCTTCCCATCTTAACGCGCCCCACTGCCCTGCAAAGACAGCCATAACAATCCCTGCAATTACAGTAAGGGGTTTGATAAACCTTTCCAAACCGCTCGCTCTTAATATGTGGAGGACCCCGTCACTTGTATATATTTCTCTTTGAAGGAAACCAATCCTGTTGGCGATGATTATATTCGCCAGAGCAAATAACAAAAATGCTGTGCCGAAGAAAATAAATGTGCTGATCCTGGTAAAGAGCGTCTTTAAAAAGACCGCCGCATACCCGGTTTCCGCAAAAAAGAGCCAGTCAACATACAGGTTCAGTAAGCCCAGAAGAAGCGGCATTACCAGAAAGATGGTCCCGAACACAATCAAGTAACTTATTTTGTTTTTATTCACAGTATCCCCCGTTCAAACGGTTATTAATACTAAATTGATGTTAATAAAAAACCTTTACCACGAATGCATATTACATGCAACCGTGATAAAGGTCTTGCTTGTTAGTTTTTACCTAACCAGCGGTACCGGCCTGCCTAAGGCAGACGTGCTGACGATAGCCGCTGATCCAGCTACTCCCCTTTACCCGTGTAGTTATAGCTGAATATAATGAATATGTCAACCCTGCCCCAACCGGTGTTTTTAACCTTGATACCGTGATACTATATTCCTGTAACGATTGACCGGAAGATAGACTTCTTCTGACAATTTTTATATATTGAAAATATTTCGTCAAAACGCAAAAAATGATATCATGAACATAACAGTGGGAGACATAACTGTAAAATTGAAATCCCCGGCTGAATTAATTATGAGTTTTACATGAGAAGATTATTCATATTCTTAAACAACATTGTTTTCCTGCTCATCGCCCTGTTTTTGTTCCGCCTGACCTTTTTTCTCAAATACAGTGATATAACAGGGGTAAGCATTAAAGACGTGCTCCTTGCTTTCTGTGTGGGGCTGAGGTTTGATCTCGCAACAGCGGGTTATATCCTGACGCCGGTCACGCTCCTGTTTTTTATTCCGTTCATCTCGGAGCGGGAGAAATATCTTAAAATAACGTCACTGCTTTCCCTGATCTGGCTGGACCTGATAATTATCTTTCTCTTTGTGGACCTGAATTATTACCAGTTCTCACAGAGGCATTTGACGTTTGAGATCTCCAACACCATGGGGGATATCCCTTCCATCGTGAAGTCCGGTTTCAGGGAATACCTTCCTGAAATGCTGTCCCTGTTCTTCTTCATGACCGTTTATTCCTATAGTTATTTAATTGCAATAAAAAAGATATTCACAAGAATACCCGCCGGTCAGCCGCGCTTATTAAAAAACATTTGCGTGTATGCGGTCGTTCTGTTGATTGTCGGGTCATCAACAGTCGTGATGGCGCGGGGCGGCATCCAGAGGCTGCCGCTGAATTTAAGTGACGCATACGTAGGCAACTCTTCTTATCTGGGAAATCTTGCGCTCAATGGCGCGTATACGTCTTTGAGGACCCTGTACAGTTTACAGTTCAAGGATAAGCTGTGGTGGGACATTCAGTATTATCCTTTTGAAGATGCGGTGGAAAAAGGACAGGAGATGATGATATCCCCTGAGAGAGAGGAGCTGCTTTCTCCCGGCTACCCCGTTTACAGGCATTACAGGTATAACGCCGGAGAATTCAAGCCGTTGAACGTAGTAATTTTTATGATGGAGAGCTGGACGGCTAAATATATCGGCGCGTTCGGGGGCAAAGAAGATGCGGCCCCGTATTTCAGCAGCCTGTGCAAGGACGGGGTCCTGTTGGAAAATTTCTTTGCAAACGGGCAGCGTTCCGCGGAAGGCATATCCGCTGCCTTAGCATCTATTCCCGTATGGGGAGGGATGATTGTCCCGATCAATCCCTCTCTCTCCCAGATGCCAGTTCAATTTCTACCGTCCATTCTGCTGGATGAGGGATATAACACGATCTATATTCATGGAGGGAAAAAGGACTCATTAGGGCTGGCAGGTTTCATTAAGCAGGCAGGGTTCACAACACATATAGCGAAAGAAGATATTGAAAAGGCCGGCGGCAGGGATGACGGGTTTTGGGGTATTTATGACGAGGACACCTTCATGTATGCGCAGAAAATGTTCGAGGAACAAAAACAGCCCTTTTTCTCCGTCATATATTCGTTAAGCAGCCACACGCCTTACAAAGTGCCGGAGGACAAATTTAAATTTTACGGCAAAGACGTCCCTCACAGTGATTTTCTAAACTCCCTGAGATACTCCGATTACGCTCTTTCCATGTTTTTTGAGAAGGCGAAGAATTCAGACTATTTCAAAAACACTATCTTTGTCATAGTGGCTGACCACGCCGAAGGAAATTCCTCGCACGATAATCTTTTCGAGTCGTTTCATATCCCTGGTTTAATATACGCCCCGTTTCAGCTCAAGCCCGCCGTCATAAAAAAACCTGTGACCCAGGCTGACCTGACTCCCACGATCCTCGATATCCTGCACAGCTCAAAACCTCATGCCTCAATCGGTATATCCGCATTTGATGAAAATAAAAGCGGCATTGGTCTTCTTGCTCTTGGCGATTTAATGGTCTTTGTAAAAGACGACTGGCTGCTGCTTTCCTCGGTCAATGATCCGAAAGGATTATTCAATTACAAAAAAAATCCCGCTGAGGACCTGTCAGCAGGCGATCCGCCCAAGTTGAATGAGATGGACCAGGAGCTTCA
This window of the Nitrospirota bacterium genome carries:
- a CDS encoding UPF0182 family protein; translated protein: MNKNKISYLIVFGTIFLVMPLLLGLLNLYVDWLFFAETGYAAVFLKTLFTRISTFIFFGTAFLLFALANIIIANRIGFLQREIYTSDGVLHILRASGLERFIKPLTVIAGIVMAVFAGQWGALRWEEFLLFKNSLDMGTADPILAKDIGFYLFRLPFVETVKGFAGFTLALTMILTAANYFLRGGILVTERGVSIDAGVKKHIGVLAGLFILNTGFGFYLDTFRLLFSDHGVVSGAGYTDIYAKLFFYRILIFITPAAGIVFMAGILRGSGKLTFVPPVLVLAVYLIGIVAYPSLLQKFKVAPNELVLETPFIEHSIKFTRLGYDLERIEVIPFDVDYNLTVRDIEANDATIKNIRLWDHSPLLRTYSQLQQIRTYYKFADVDNDRYTIDGEYMQVMLSPRELSYSDLPSRNWINERLIFTHGNGITLGPVSRITKEGLPEFIIKDIPPVSRVDLKVTRPEIYYGELSNDYVIVKTKVPEFSYPTTESNVYTTYAGSGGVRLDSLLKRALFALKFKTEKILLSSDITGESKVLYYRNVLERIGKTAPFLLFDRDPYSVISGDGRLFWIVDAYTVSNRMPYSKPSGRVNYVRNSVKVVVDAYNGSMNFYVSDPSDIVIKVYSKIFPDMFKPLKEMPDDLRRHIRYPNWLLQVQASMFASYHMTDPKIFYNKENLWEVPAFGEKLMEPYYTIMKLPGEKKEDYILLLPYNPAKRDNLVAWLAARCDEPNYGKLLVYTFPRDRLIFGPKQVDARINQDAYISQQLTLWGQSGSEVIRGSLLVIPIERSLLYVQPLYLAAADKAGLPELRRVIVAYENNVVMEENLDIALQRLFGTMKTIAAKAGGTVVDVKTTSTDLAKEAMKVFEKAIELQRQGNWGGYGEEIKRLEQILKRMAK
- a CDS encoding sulfatase-like hydrolase/transferase encodes the protein MRRLFIFLNNIVFLLIALFLFRLTFFLKYSDITGVSIKDVLLAFCVGLRFDLATAGYILTPVTLLFFIPFISEREKYLKITSLLSLIWLDLIIIFLFVDLNYYQFSQRHLTFEISNTMGDIPSIVKSGFREYLPEMLSLFFFMTVYSYSYLIAIKKIFTRIPAGQPRLLKNICVYAVVLLIVGSSTVVMARGGIQRLPLNLSDAYVGNSSYLGNLALNGAYTSLRTLYSLQFKDKLWWDIQYYPFEDAVEKGQEMMISPEREELLSPGYPVYRHYRYNAGEFKPLNVVIFMMESWTAKYIGAFGGKEDAAPYFSSLCKDGVLLENFFANGQRSAEGISAALASIPVWGGMIVPINPSLSQMPVQFLPSILLDEGYNTIYIHGGKKDSLGLAGFIKQAGFTTHIAKEDIEKAGGRDDGFWGIYDEDTFMYAQKMFEEQKQPFFSVIYSLSSHTPYKVPEDKFKFYGKDVPHSDFLNSLRYSDYALSMFFEKAKNSDYFKNTIFVIVADHAEGNSSHDNLFESFHIPGLIYAPFQLKPAVIKKPVTQADLTPTILDILHSSKPHASIGISAFDENKSGIGLLALGDLMVFVKDDWLLLSSVNDPKGLFNYKKNPAEDLSAGDPPKLNEMDQELHYYLQFVHDLILRNRLFLDARK